In a single window of the Drosophila albomicans strain 15112-1751.03 chromosome 3, ASM965048v2, whole genome shotgun sequence genome:
- the LOC117567418 gene encoding uncharacterized protein LOC117567418 isoform X3, with translation MDNDDFVRGDVTDQTDAAQGEAFTTELNCKCLRLFPYRFEVTEPVKFTSKGVRIAGILPDKDAKFVLNIYKREVIKVIAHFASSEQAQPLVTLYMLKRCAQYVKTQLQLPDDTGNEQLTFKGNGSLHERRLLFVFDSINFSARETIKSMFNFVDEISTSDAAEIFERIADSDRKELEKTKQMPPRQLRPDEQISLLMYPPKGTGGLCIRMEDYVCLTKESYLNDIIIDFYLLWLRNTLIPEALRERTHIFSTFFYKRLTTLTRPTDMKQTAAQKRHARVQKWTKLVDIFDKDFIIVPINEQSHWFLAIICFPCLKGPVTYDTNQPVEPQQLKRPRGKKVPMQIGNTTITPLAKRDSVTLPTMPSEICRIADDESERDEAEGDESDMASEDSENSNPPISKDGTAASATTPSPAPTPQTSAGPARVTNDDVPAVKQPLILIFDSLAGASRSRVVATLRDYLTCEYKVKKPDAQAHIFNKDNMPGHCVKVPQQNNFTDCGLYLLQYVEQFFKEPIKDYRLPIKQLTNWFDYLTVTKKREDIAQLIQQLMDESNGNQRLILPVIEFPTLNGQLVEYPEETESAEFEEEEGHDDEEHASDAHDDSGNTEMEVDPTAEELQTAKAAAQSSTAATVTTSTTTTTVLPGTTTARRFVLKRRLQNGAVGSPSGANGADNNTGNQMVPQLINSPALSVGASNNSSNAVSSPSNLLTNRMAGVGSGSLKIRKIEP, from the exons ATGGACAACGATG atTTTGTGCGCGGCGATGTAACAGATCAAACGGATGCAGCCCAGGGCGAAGCATTCACAACGGAATTAAATTGCAAGTGTCTGCGTCTGTTCCCATATCGCTTTGAAGTCACCGAGCCG GTAAAATTCACGTCGAAGGGCGTGCGCATAGCGGGCATTCTGCCCGATAAGGATGCAAAGTTTGTGCTGAATATTTACAAGCGCGAAGTCATCAAAGTGATTGCTCATTTTGCCAGCTCGGAGCAGGCTCAGCCGCTGGTCACACTCTATATGCTGAAGCGTTGCGCACAGTACGTGAAGACGCAGCTGCAACTGCCTGACGATACGGGCAACGAAC AATTAACCTTCAAGGGCAATGGAAGTCTGCATGAGCGTCGTTTACTATTTGTGTTTGATAGCATCAATTTCTCGGCACGCGAAACTATCAAGTCAATGTTCAACTTTGTGGATGAGATCTCCACAAGCGATGCGGCCGAAATCTTTGAACGCATCGCCGACTCTGATCGCAAGGAATTGGAGAAGACGAAACAAATGCCGCCAAGGCAACTGCGACCGGATGAACAAATCAGTTTGCTGATGTATCCCCCTAAAGGAACGGGTGGATTGTGCATACGCATGGAGGATTATGTGTGCCTCACCAAGGAATCATATTTGAATGACATAATCATTGATTTCTATTTGCTCTGGCTGCGAAATACGCTTATCCCGGAAGCTCTGCGCGAACGTACACACATTTTTAGCACCTTCTTTTACAAACGACTCACAACGCTGACGCGGCCCACGGACATGAAGCAGACAGCGGCCCAGAAGCGTCATGCGCGTGTGCAGAAGTGGACAAAACTGGTGGATATCTTCGACAAGGACTTTATCATTGTCCCCATCAATGAGCAATCGCATTGGTTCCTAGCCATCATCTGTTTCCCCTGCCTCAAGGGGCCCGTTACCTATGATACCAATCAGCCGGTAGAGCCTCAACAGCTGAAGCGACCGCGTGGCAAGAAAGTGCCAATGCAGATTGGCAACACAACTATTACACCACTAGCAAAACGCGACTCCGTCACGTTGCCAACGATGCCCAGCGAAATTTGTCGCATTGCCGACGATGAAAGCGAACGCGACGAAGCGGAAGGTGACGAAAGTGATATGGCATCTGAGGATAGCGAGAACTCCAATCCACCAATAAGCAAAGATGGCACGGCAGCATCGGCAACGACGCCTTCGCCAGCACCAACGCCTCAGACTTCGGCTGGACCCGCCCGCGTCACCAACGACGATGTGCCGGCTGTTAAACAGccattgatattgatatttgaCTCTTTGGCGGGAGCCTCACGTAGTCGAGTGGTGGCAACGCTGCGAGATTATCTTACGTGCGAGTATAAGGTGAAGAAGCCGGATGCGCAGGCGCACATTTTCAACAAGGACAACATGCCGGGCCATTGTGTCAAGGTGCCACAGCAAAATAACTTTACCGACTGTGGCCTTTATCTGCTGCAGTATGTGGAGCAGTTCTTTAAGGAACCCATCAAGGATTATCGGCTGCCTATCAAGCAGCTGACCAACTGGTTCGATTATCTGACTGTGACCAAGAAGCGTGAGGATATTGCTCAGCTAATACAGCAACTAATGGACGAGAGCAACGGCAATCAGCGTCTGATATTGCCAGTGATTGAGTTCCCCACGCTTAATGGACAACTTGTCGAGTATCCCGAGGAGACGGAAAGTGCCGAATTCGAGGAGGAAGAGGGACACGACGACGAAGAGCACGCTAGCGATGCG CATGATGATAGCGGTAATACTGAGATGGAAGTGGATCCTACGGCCGAAGAGTTGCAGACTGCAAAGGCTGCGGCACAGTCATCAACTGCAGCCACTGTGACCACGAGCACGACCACAACGACTGTGCTGCCTGGAACTACCACAGCACGTCGCTTTGTGCTAAAGCGTCGTTTGCAGAACGGAGCTGTCGGCAGTCCAAGCGGCGCCAATGGGGCCGACAACAACACTGGAAACCAGATGGTGCCTCAGTTGATTAACTCTCCCGCCCTTAGTGTGGGCGCCAGTAATAACAGCAGTAATGCCGTCTCCTCACCGAGTAATCTACTAACGAATCGGATGGCTGGCGTTGGTAGCGGTAGTCTGAAAATACGCAAGATTGAACCATAG